In the Candidatus Saccharibacteria bacterium oral taxon 488 genome, one interval contains:
- a CDS encoding ribonucleoside-diphosphate reductase subunit alpha produces MKRDGTKEPFDANKINATILKACDGLPDQVSKVVQVATELQLTLFDGITTEQLDQAVIQTTLQNVKDDPDYDKIAARLLLKTIYKSILGDYEMADELKKLHTREFPKFVKAAVKDGLLDERMSDGRFDLKKLGEALRPERDDLSKYLGVMTNKNRYALRKQSGDPLETPQFTHMRIAMGLSYNEPDPTAAAIEFYEHMSQLEYLPGGSTRVNAGGSFPQLSNCFLLNVDDDMESIAKSVRDTMFIAKGTGGIGIGFTKLRAAGSPVKTTNTESTGPIPFMKMIDTALFAVSRKGKKAGAAAIYMENWHLNFGQFIDLRSNSGDPYMRTRFANTAVFISDEFMKRVQKDQDWYLFDPAETPDLPELYGEEFSARYKEYVKLAEAGKLRVFEKMSARQQFKQILTSLQATSHPWLTWKDTINVRALNNNTGTIHLSNLCTEITLPQDKDNIATCNLISINLSAFLREDKTWDWDRLQEASRAAIRQLDNLVDITKTPIPEAMNSNHQTRAIGLGVMGFSDVLEKLGYCYESNEAYELIDQLTEFISYHAIDQSADLAAKLGSYPTYNGSGWSKGLLPVDTLDALSDDRKLKVKIDRKTRLDWDSLRKKVKKGMRNATLMAIAPTANIGHVAGTTPGIDPQFAQIFSRSTLNGKFLEVNHNLVRDLKELNLWDRLKDEIFAAQGDIQHIDAIPQKLRDVYKTSFQLSPYAFIEAAARAQKWVDQAISRNMYLETRDIDEYVEIYSEAWRRGLKTTYYLHVKPRHQSEQTTVSVEKLAEQKIRTGAKTRGFGFAKVNK; encoded by the coding sequence ATCAAGCGCGACGGGACGAAAGAGCCGTTTGATGCCAATAAAATTAACGCGACGATTTTGAAGGCTTGCGATGGGTTGCCAGATCAGGTTTCTAAGGTGGTGCAGGTAGCGACCGAGCTGCAGCTGACGCTATTTGACGGGATTACCACCGAGCAGCTCGACCAGGCCGTCATCCAGACGACACTACAGAATGTCAAGGATGATCCAGATTATGATAAAATCGCAGCTCGCTTGCTACTAAAGACTATCTATAAGAGTATTTTGGGCGATTATGAGATGGCCGACGAATTAAAGAAATTGCACACGCGGGAGTTTCCGAAGTTTGTTAAAGCGGCGGTCAAAGATGGTTTGCTTGATGAGCGGATGAGTGACGGTCGGTTTGATTTGAAAAAATTGGGCGAAGCATTACGGCCAGAACGCGACGATCTCAGTAAATACCTCGGTGTAATGACCAATAAAAACCGCTACGCCTTGCGCAAACAAAGCGGCGACCCGCTGGAAACTCCGCAATTTACTCATATGCGTATCGCTATGGGGCTTAGCTATAATGAGCCAGACCCGACTGCGGCCGCGATTGAATTTTATGAACACATGAGCCAATTGGAGTACCTGCCAGGCGGCTCGACGCGGGTCAATGCTGGCGGCTCCTTCCCGCAGCTCAGTAACTGTTTCTTGCTGAATGTCGACGATGATATGGAATCAATTGCCAAGAGTGTGCGCGATACGATGTTTATCGCCAAGGGCACTGGCGGCATCGGCATCGGTTTTACTAAGTTGCGGGCGGCCGGCAGTCCAGTTAAGACCACTAACACCGAATCAACTGGCCCGATTCCTTTCATGAAGATGATCGATACGGCGCTGTTCGCGGTTAGCCGTAAGGGCAAGAAAGCCGGTGCAGCCGCCATTTATATGGAGAACTGGCACCTTAATTTTGGGCAATTTATTGATTTGCGCTCCAATTCTGGCGACCCGTACATGCGGACGCGCTTTGCCAACACCGCGGTATTTATCTCTGATGAATTTATGAAGCGGGTGCAAAAAGACCAAGATTGGTATCTGTTCGATCCAGCAGAAACGCCAGATTTGCCAGAGTTATACGGTGAGGAGTTTTCGGCGCGCTATAAAGAGTATGTCAAATTAGCGGAGGCTGGCAAACTGCGGGTCTTTGAAAAGATGTCGGCTCGCCAGCAATTCAAGCAGATTTTGACTAGCCTGCAGGCCACTAGCCATCCATGGCTAACCTGGAAAGACACCATTAATGTGCGGGCACTGAATAATAACACCGGTACAATTCATCTGAGCAATCTCTGTACAGAAATTACCTTACCTCAAGACAAGGATAATATTGCCACCTGTAACTTGATTAGTATCAATTTGTCGGCGTTTTTGCGTGAGGATAAGACGTGGGATTGGGATCGTTTGCAAGAGGCTTCACGGGCAGCAATTCGGCAATTGGACAATTTGGTGGATATTACCAAAACTCCAATTCCAGAAGCTATGAACTCGAATCATCAGACGCGGGCGATTGGCCTAGGGGTCATGGGTTTTTCGGACGTATTGGAAAAACTCGGTTATTGCTATGAATCGAACGAAGCCTATGAGCTGATCGACCAATTGACCGAGTTTATCAGCTACCACGCTATCGACCAGTCAGCGGATTTAGCGGCCAAGCTCGGTAGTTATCCGACATATAACGGTAGCGGCTGGAGCAAGGGGCTGCTGCCAGTTGATACATTGGATGCATTGTCTGATGATCGCAAGCTAAAGGTAAAGATTGATCGCAAAACGCGCCTGGACTGGGATAGTTTGCGCAAAAAAGTGAAAAAAGGTATGCGTAATGCGACGCTGATGGCTATCGCCCCGACCGCTAACATCGGTCACGTGGCGGGTACAACGCCGGGGATTGATCCGCAGTTTGCGCAGATTTTTAGCCGCTCGACCTTAAATGGTAAGTTTTTGGAGGTAAATCATAATCTGGTTCGTGACTTGAAAGAGCTGAATTTGTGGGATCGTCTGAAGGATGAAATATTTGCAGCACAGGGTGATATTCAGCACATCGACGCCATTCCGCAAAAGCTGCGCGATGTCTACAAGACTAGCTTCCAGCTTAGCCCCTACGCCTTTATCGAGGCGGCAGCGCGGGCGCAGAAGTGGGTGGATCAGGCGATTAGCCGCAATATGTATCTTGAGACTCGTGATATTGATGAATATGTGGAAATTTATTCTGAAGCCTGGCGACGTGGCCTAAAAACCACCTACTACTTGCATGTTAAGCCGCGTCATCAATCAGAGCAGACCACGGTGTCGGTGGAAAAATTAGCAGAACAGAAGATTCGAACTGGTGCTAAAACGCGCGGGTTTGGGTTTGCCAAGGTTAATAAATAA
- a CDS encoding ribonucleotide-diphosphate reductase subunit beta has translation MGILGSGLRDGLSLHPIRYPWAYDLYNQAVANTWFPNEVQLVQDLADFEKLSDEEKHALKTVISYLNPNELLINKSLAFGIYPYVNAAEAQLYLSKQMWEEANHFMTFEYIIETFPFDREEIYAAGFGKKSLADKADFQNKHLDVMLDPNLDIYTLEGKKDFVRSLVAYNIVLEGIWFYSGFMVGMSFRQRNLLRNVGTLLDWITKDENLHLTFGINLLLTILDENPELQTQEFAEEIRNLILQAVELEKEYNKDMLPKGILGLNADYVNQYVMHMTDRRLVELGFEPEYNVANPAKWMATANDTLELVNFFESTNTSYEVNTTK, from the coding sequence ATGGGTATTTTAGGTTCAGGACTACGCGACGGTTTATCACTGCACCCAATCCGCTACCCGTGGGCATACGACCTATACAACCAAGCAGTGGCTAACACCTGGTTCCCTAACGAGGTCCAGTTGGTGCAGGATTTGGCGGATTTTGAAAAATTATCGGACGAGGAAAAGCACGCACTAAAAACTGTTATTAGTTATCTCAATCCAAACGAGCTACTGATCAACAAGTCGCTGGCGTTTGGCATTTACCCGTACGTCAACGCTGCTGAAGCGCAGCTCTATCTGTCAAAACAGATGTGGGAAGAGGCTAATCACTTCATGACCTTTGAATATATTATCGAGACGTTTCCGTTTGATCGCGAGGAGATTTACGCGGCGGGCTTTGGTAAAAAATCGCTGGCAGACAAGGCAGACTTCCAGAACAAGCACCTCGATGTCATGCTGGATCCAAACCTCGACATCTATACATTGGAGGGCAAAAAAGACTTTGTCCGCTCGCTGGTGGCCTATAACATTGTGCTGGAGGGCATTTGGTTCTACTCGGGCTTTATGGTCGGCATGAGCTTCCGTCAGCGTAACTTATTGCGTAATGTCGGTACGTTGCTGGACTGGATCACCAAGGATGAGAACTTGCATTTGACCTTTGGCATCAATTTGTTACTGACCATTTTGGATGAAAATCCAGAACTGCAAACCCAGGAGTTTGCCGAGGAAATTCGCAATTTGATTTTGCAGGCAGTTGAGCTGGAGAAAGAGTACAACAAGGATATGCTGCCAAAGGGAATCCTCGGCTTAAACGCTGATTATGTCAATCAGTACGTCATGCATATGACTGACCGCCGCTTGGTTGAACTTGGATTTGAGCCGGAGTACAACGTAGCCAACCCAGCCAAATGGATGGCTACGGCAAATGACACGTTGGAATTGGTTAATTTCTTTGAGAGTACTAATACTAGCTATGAAGTAAATACCACGAAATAA
- a CDS encoding CTP synthase — MTKKYIFVTGGVLSGVGKGITAASIGAVLQAKGIAVSAQKCDPYLNVDAGLLNPKEHGECFVTRDGAETDLDLGHYERFLDLELTRKNTTLSGRLLRDLIADERAGKFGGQTVQMVPHLTNSIKAAIREAAEGDVHIVEIGGTVGDYEGLSFIEAIRGFALDVGRENCLFVHVVYVPFLEASHEYKTKPAQNALADLRGFGIMPDVVAVRTEGHDKPPRSIGEKIAISSGVRREGIIMMPNVDTVYEVPLTVYRDLGKLLGEFTDNSVEPNLQRWKRLAQRDTTEYAKRVTVGLVAKYIDNSDTYLSVTEALKSAAWANKSEISIKWINAETASEADFASVDAIVVPGGFGTRGVEGKIKAAEYCIKNNKPYLGICLGLQAAVIAAARLGGVANANSEEFGAEPGANVVYIMDGQQGKQSTGGTMRLGDYPAVLKSGSLVAKIYGKTEVIERHRHRYEVNQDFVQAIERGGLVISGTSPNGQLVEFIEAPHHRYFVATQAHPEFKSRPFRPHPLFDGLIRASLTK, encoded by the coding sequence ATGACGAAGAAGTATATTTTTGTTACTGGTGGCGTGCTGTCAGGCGTTGGCAAGGGCATCACGGCGGCGAGTATCGGTGCAGTGCTGCAGGCCAAGGGCATCGCCGTGTCGGCCCAAAAGTGCGATCCATATCTGAATGTTGATGCTGGGCTGCTAAATCCCAAAGAGCACGGCGAGTGCTTTGTGACCAGAGACGGCGCCGAGACCGATTTGGATTTGGGACATTATGAGCGATTTTTGGATTTAGAATTGACGCGGAAAAACACCACGCTGTCAGGCCGATTGCTGCGCGATTTGATCGCCGATGAGCGGGCTGGTAAGTTTGGCGGCCAGACGGTACAGATGGTGCCGCATTTGACTAATTCTATCAAGGCAGCTATCCGCGAGGCGGCCGAAGGCGACGTTCATATCGTGGAAATTGGCGGTACAGTCGGCGACTACGAGGGCCTGAGCTTTATCGAGGCGATCCGCGGTTTTGCGCTGGATGTGGGGCGGGAGAATTGCCTATTCGTGCATGTGGTATATGTACCATTTTTGGAGGCATCGCATGAATATAAGACTAAGCCGGCTCAGAATGCGCTGGCGGATCTTCGCGGTTTTGGAATTATGCCGGATGTGGTGGCGGTGCGGACTGAGGGTCATGACAAGCCGCCGCGCAGTATCGGCGAAAAAATTGCTATTTCGTCTGGCGTACGCCGCGAGGGAATCATTATGATGCCAAATGTTGACACCGTGTATGAAGTGCCATTGACGGTGTATCGCGATCTGGGCAAGTTATTGGGCGAATTTACCGACAATTCAGTGGAGCCAAATTTACAGCGATGGAAACGTCTAGCTCAGCGTGATACTACTGAGTATGCCAAGCGGGTAACCGTCGGCTTGGTGGCTAAATACATTGATAATTCTGATACCTACTTATCAGTGACCGAGGCGCTAAAGTCTGCCGCTTGGGCGAACAAAAGCGAGATTTCTATCAAGTGGATTAACGCTGAGACAGCCAGTGAAGCTGATTTTGCCAGCGTTGACGCTATCGTGGTGCCGGGCGGTTTTGGCACGCGCGGCGTGGAGGGGAAGATTAAAGCAGCTGAATATTGTATAAAAAACAACAAGCCGTATCTAGGAATTTGCCTGGGTTTGCAGGCGGCGGTCATTGCGGCGGCGCGTTTGGGCGGCGTAGCGAATGCTAACAGCGAAGAGTTTGGCGCTGAGCCTGGCGCGAATGTGGTGTACATTATGGACGGCCAGCAGGGCAAGCAGTCGACTGGCGGCACGATGCGCCTCGGCGATTATCCGGCGGTGCTGAAATCTGGTTCGCTTGTTGCTAAAATTTATGGTAAAACAGAGGTAATTGAGCGGCATCGCCATCGCTACGAAGTGAATCAAGATTTTGTTCAAGCGATTGAGAGGGGCGGCCTGGTGATTTCTGGCACGTCGCCGAACGGTCAGCTGGTGGAATTTATCGAAGCGCCGCATCATCGGTATTTCGTGGCCACGCAAGCTCATCCTGAATTTAAGTCGCGCCCGTTCCGCCCGCATCCACTATTTGACGGGCTGATTCGAGCCAGCTTGACAAAGTAA
- the argS gene encoding arginine--tRNA ligase, whose amino-acid sequence MEQIISQAVKQLFDQDVSVQLTRPDPKFGDFATNVALQLAKPLGKSPREIAEAIAKELRGRQEFSEVSVAGPGFINVKLSDQAVLESLKVRPATNRSGQTVVIETNCPNPFKAMHIGHALNAILADTMANLLAVDGAAVHRVSYHGDVGTHVGKSMWAILREIDGDVSKLNAIPADKRNEFMSRMYVEGARAAKESPEARVKIDELAKQSFVLDDPLYKQVYEICKAWSFDEIDANVARLGNVPIERRYVESETEVPGKALIKEKTPEIFTKSDGAYIFKGSQYGAFDNVFIGSHGNGLYGAHDMGLIQLKHQDYPNLDLSVTVNGEEQAAYFRGVIAASELAILELKGKLFNYATGLVKLTTGKMSSRTGEVITIDWLFNEFKKAIKQAGGEPTDEVVAGALRYQFLKVKIGSDVVFDINDAVSLTGNTGSYLQYAHARARGILAKSEQAVAFPTELFDEDRLLVRKMSEYAEAVNRATESLEPHHVCAYLFELAQEFNRYYEKNQVVGSDKEAHRVGLVAVYADILKAGLTILGIVAPDKL is encoded by the coding sequence ATGGAGCAGATTATTTCTCAGGCGGTGAAGCAACTTTTTGATCAGGATGTATCGGTGCAGTTGACGCGCCCTGATCCAAAATTTGGTGATTTTGCGACGAATGTGGCGCTGCAGTTGGCGAAACCACTGGGCAAAAGTCCGCGCGAGATTGCCGAGGCGATTGCCAAAGAGCTGCGTGGCCGCCAGGAGTTTAGCGAGGTCAGTGTGGCTGGGCCAGGCTTTATCAATGTGAAATTGAGCGATCAAGCGGTGCTTGAGTCGTTGAAAGTGCGACCAGCCACCAATCGTTCAGGTCAAACGGTCGTTATTGAGACCAACTGCCCGAATCCGTTCAAAGCCATGCACATTGGTCACGCTTTGAATGCGATTTTGGCAGACACCATGGCGAACTTACTGGCGGTGGACGGCGCGGCGGTACACCGGGTCAGTTACCACGGTGATGTCGGTACGCATGTCGGCAAGAGTATGTGGGCGATTCTTCGCGAAATTGACGGCGATGTCAGCAAATTAAACGCTATTCCGGCTGATAAGCGCAACGAGTTTATGAGCCGTATGTACGTTGAAGGGGCGCGGGCAGCCAAGGAATCACCAGAGGCACGGGTGAAAATTGATGAGCTGGCCAAGCAATCGTTTGTGTTGGACGATCCGCTGTACAAGCAGGTGTACGAGATTTGTAAGGCCTGGAGCTTTGATGAAATTGACGCCAATGTGGCGCGGCTGGGAAATGTGCCAATTGAGCGGCGTTATGTCGAGAGCGAGACTGAAGTACCAGGCAAGGCCTTGATCAAAGAAAAAACCCCAGAGATCTTTACCAAGTCGGATGGCGCATATATCTTCAAGGGTAGCCAGTATGGTGCGTTTGATAATGTGTTTATCGGTTCGCACGGCAACGGGCTGTATGGCGCACACGACATGGGGCTGATTCAGTTGAAACATCAGGATTATCCGAACTTAGATTTGTCAGTTACCGTCAATGGCGAAGAGCAGGCGGCGTATTTCCGCGGGGTGATCGCTGCTAGTGAACTCGCAATCCTAGAGCTGAAAGGTAAATTATTTAATTATGCGACTGGACTAGTTAAACTAACGACTGGTAAAATGAGTTCGCGTACTGGCGAGGTGATTACCATTGATTGGTTGTTTAACGAGTTCAAAAAAGCCATCAAGCAAGCTGGCGGCGAGCCGACCGACGAAGTAGTGGCGGGCGCGTTGCGCTATCAATTCCTGAAGGTAAAAATCGGTAGCGACGTAGTGTTTGACATTAACGACGCGGTTAGTTTGACGGGTAACACTGGTAGCTACCTGCAATATGCACACGCTCGGGCGCGAGGAATTTTGGCAAAATCTGAGCAAGCAGTTGCATTTCCGACAGAATTGTTCGACGAAGATCGGCTGTTAGTCAGGAAAATGAGTGAATACGCCGAGGCGGTTAACCGCGCTACCGAAAGTTTGGAGCCGCATCATGTCTGCGCCTACCTGTTTGAGCTGGCGCAAGAATTCAACCGCTACTACGAGAAAAACCAAGTTGTCGGCAGCGATAAAGAAGCGCACCGCGTCGGTTTGGTGGCAGTGTACGCGGATATTTTGAAGGCGGGACTCACCATTCTTGGTATCGTTGCCCCTGATAAATTGTAA
- the pyrH gene encoding UMP kinase: MAKRILLKLSGEQLQGEFASGFDPKRARWIAEQIKPALSSGAEVVIMVGGGNYVRGNQIMGHGIQPVSAHNIGMLSTLMNAIALADVFNDADLPTRALSTVEINQFIDQYTFRRALSHIKKGRIVIVACGTGRPFLTTDTAALNLALEMQCDVVIKTTKVDGVYDKDPAKFPDAVKFDHLNYDQILTNPDITVMDKAAIGLAAEENKPVIICDLLTDGNIARAARGETVGTLIS, translated from the coding sequence ATGGCAAAACGTATCCTTCTCAAATTATCCGGCGAGCAGCTCCAGGGCGAGTTCGCCAGCGGCTTCGATCCTAAGCGGGCTCGTTGGATCGCCGAACAAATCAAACCGGCCTTGAGCAGCGGCGCCGAAGTCGTCATCATGGTCGGCGGCGGCAATTACGTCCGCGGCAACCAAATCATGGGGCATGGCATCCAGCCTGTCTCAGCCCACAATATCGGCATGCTCTCTACTCTAATGAACGCCATCGCTCTAGCCGATGTATTCAACGACGCTGACCTACCGACCCGCGCCCTGTCCACCGTCGAGATTAATCAATTCATCGACCAATACACCTTCCGCCGCGCCCTTAGTCATATCAAGAAGGGCCGCATCGTCATCGTTGCCTGCGGCACTGGCCGGCCCTTCCTGACTACCGACACCGCCGCTCTCAACCTCGCCCTCGAGATGCAGTGCGACGTTGTGATCAAAACGACGAAAGTCGACGGTGTATACGACAAAGACCCAGCTAAATTCCCTGACGCCGTTAAATTTGACCATCTTAACTACGACCAAATCCTCACCAATCCTGACATCACTGTTATGGACAAGGCCGCCATTGGACTGGCCGCCGAGGAGAACAAACCGGTCATCATCTGCGACCTGCTCACCGACGGCAACATCGCCCGGGCCGCTCGCGGCGAGACGGTCGGCACACTAATTTCCTAG
- a CDS encoding oligoribonuclease: protein MKAKFKPQRILWLDMEMTGLDPVEDFPIEVAMIVTDWGFTEIAHFEGAAHWCSKKMQARFDKNKSFWYGDGAAAREQLMAQNKATKTTKAQLERDILAFLDEYFDDAPILLAGNSIHQDRRFIDHWFKKFSKRLHYRMLDVSAWKVVFEGKYGKKFAKPEDHRALEDIRGSIQELQYYLKKVKS, encoded by the coding sequence ATGAAAGCGAAATTCAAGCCACAACGAATTTTATGGCTGGATATGGAAATGACCGGGCTAGATCCGGTGGAGGATTTTCCGATTGAGGTGGCGATGATTGTGACCGACTGGGGGTTTACGGAAATTGCTCATTTTGAGGGTGCAGCGCACTGGTGTAGCAAGAAAATGCAAGCACGATTTGATAAGAATAAATCATTTTGGTATGGCGATGGTGCGGCTGCGCGTGAGCAGTTGATGGCGCAAAACAAAGCCACCAAGACAACCAAGGCGCAGCTCGAGCGCGATATCTTGGCATTTCTGGATGAGTATTTTGATGATGCACCAATTTTATTGGCGGGCAATTCAATTCATCAAGACCGGCGCTTTATCGACCATTGGTTCAAGAAATTTTCGAAACGCCTCCACTACCGGATGCTAGATGTCAGTGCCTGGAAAGTGGTGTTTGAGGGCAAATACGGCAAAAAGTTCGCTAAGCCAGAGGATCATCGAGCGCTGGAGGACATCCGCGGTAGTATTCAAGAATTACAATATTATTTGAAGAAGGTGAAAAGCTAG
- a CDS encoding MmcQ/YjbR family DNA-binding protein, translating into MTHKQFEEFILSLPGVWLDYPFGEDVAVYKFGKNNDGAGKMVALVAEGSKPLRVSLKCDPLLAENLREKYETVLPGYHLNKKHWNTIICSGQLSDEEIFDLVRLSYQLVAE; encoded by the coding sequence ATGACCCATAAACAATTTGAAGAGTTTATCCTGAGTTTGCCCGGTGTGTGGCTGGATTATCCGTTTGGCGAGGATGTTGCGGTGTATAAGTTTGGTAAGAATAATGACGGCGCAGGGAAGATGGTAGCCCTGGTGGCTGAGGGCTCGAAGCCGCTCAGGGTTAGTCTGAAGTGCGACCCACTACTGGCTGAGAATCTCCGCGAGAAGTACGAGACGGTGCTGCCGGGGTATCATCTGAATAAGAAGCATTGGAATACCATCATTTGCTCGGGGCAATTGAGTGATGAAGAAATTTTTGATTTGGTGCGGCTAAGTTATCAGCTGGTGGCGGAGTGA
- a CDS encoding DNA primase — protein sequence MQDAKEEVRARLNIEDVIGEYVQLKRAGRNLKGLSPFTDERTPSFMVSPEKQIWHDFSSGKGGDIFTFVMLVEGMDFRQALEHLARKAGVDLSLFSGGDGRTAKRRARAGEALKLAANFYQQNLVKNSAAREYAVKKRRLNRQTIGDFIIGYAPDQGDALTKALEKRGFSRRELADAGLVNRFGGDLFRGRMMVALSDSSGEVVGFTGRIIRDDPRAPKYLNTPQTLLFDKSRHIFGLYQAKEAIRKSDAAVIVEGNLDVVSSHQAGVKNVVATAGTAMTLQHLKALSRLAGRIRVAFDGDQAGVSATERAINLAQEIGVELEVVSLPDGVKDPDELIQKDAALWQLAVERAQPAVDWVIARHAGMEDLATAEGKRRFSTTALRIVRGLKDPVEQEHYLAVISKETGASLAALRAKLGAERSTPPAQLKKPKIEKATPSKPRDELADIIVGLALSQPSTRRWVGALEAASLDEPARAVVTSLQAEPLLDVEKLPCPLQKFEQYVKIVQLKSERRYMDWEPEALDSEMARLVKQLIRKHRDTKKQQLLDNLREAEELSDEARARTLRQQLNALIKENA from the coding sequence ATGCAAGATGCCAAGGAAGAAGTGCGGGCGCGGCTAAATATCGAGGACGTGATCGGCGAATATGTTCAGCTGAAGCGGGCGGGTCGTAATTTGAAGGGACTGAGTCCATTCACTGATGAGCGGACGCCGAGTTTTATGGTCAGTCCAGAAAAGCAGATTTGGCATGATTTTTCTTCGGGCAAGGGAGGCGATATTTTTACGTTCGTGATGCTGGTGGAGGGGATGGATTTCCGGCAGGCGTTGGAACATTTGGCGCGCAAGGCAGGCGTGGATTTGAGTTTGTTTTCTGGTGGTGATGGGCGCACGGCCAAGCGGCGGGCGCGGGCAGGGGAGGCGCTGAAATTGGCCGCGAATTTCTATCAGCAAAATTTGGTGAAAAATTCGGCAGCACGAGAATACGCGGTGAAAAAACGGCGGCTGAATCGGCAGACGATCGGCGATTTTATCATCGGTTATGCGCCAGATCAGGGCGATGCGCTGACGAAAGCGCTGGAGAAGCGGGGATTTTCGCGCCGGGAACTGGCTGATGCGGGGCTGGTTAATCGGTTTGGCGGCGACTTGTTTCGGGGGCGGATGATGGTGGCCTTGAGCGATAGCAGTGGCGAGGTGGTCGGCTTTACAGGGCGAATTATTCGTGATGACCCCAGGGCGCCAAAGTATCTGAACACGCCGCAGACACTGCTATTTGATAAATCGCGCCACATTTTTGGGCTGTATCAGGCGAAAGAGGCGATTCGTAAAAGTGACGCGGCGGTGATCGTCGAGGGGAATTTGGACGTAGTTAGCAGCCACCAAGCTGGCGTCAAAAACGTGGTGGCGACGGCAGGTACGGCGATGACCCTACAGCATCTGAAGGCGCTGAGCCGGCTGGCGGGGCGGATTCGTGTGGCGTTTGATGGCGACCAGGCGGGCGTGAGCGCAACAGAGCGGGCGATCAATTTGGCGCAAGAAATTGGTGTGGAATTAGAGGTGGTGAGCTTGCCGGATGGTGTGAAAGATCCAGACGAATTGATCCAAAAGGATGCGGCATTATGGCAGCTGGCGGTTGAGCGGGCGCAGCCGGCGGTGGATTGGGTAATTGCTCGGCATGCCGGGATGGAAGATTTGGCGACGGCCGAAGGCAAGCGGCGATTTTCAACAACCGCGCTGAGAATTGTGCGCGGCTTAAAAGATCCAGTGGAGCAAGAGCATTATTTGGCGGTGATTTCTAAAGAAACTGGCGCTAGTCTCGCGGCCTTGCGGGCAAAGCTTGGCGCTGAGAGATCAACGCCGCCCGCTCAGCTCAAAAAACCAAAGATTGAAAAGGCGACTCCAAGTAAACCTCGTGACGAATTAGCGGACATCATCGTCGGTCTAGCGCTTAGTCAGCCGTCGACGCGGCGCTGGGTTGGGGCGCTCGAGGCGGCAAGCTTGGACGAGCCAGCTCGAGCAGTGGTGACGTCGCTGCAGGCTGAGCCGCTACTTGACGTAGAAAAATTACCCTGTCCCTTGCAAAAATTTGAGCAGTATGTGAAAATAGTACAGTTAAAAAGTGAACGCCGCTACATGGACTGGGAGCCGGAGGCTCTGGACAGTGAAATGGCGCGTTTGGTAAAGCAATTGATACGTAAACACCGCGACACAAAAAAACAACAATTATTAGACAATTTGCGTGAGGCTGAGGAGCTCAGCGATGAGGCGCGGGCGCGCACCTTGCGGCAGCAGCTGAACGCACTGATTAAGGAGAATGCGTGA